Proteins encoded together in one Streptomyces sp. TLI_171 window:
- a CDS encoding DEAD/DEAH box helicase produces MPPRHHQPEALLATLSTERGRSDRLTHTEHLPAREARYAPWPEGIRQEVVAAAAKLGVVLPWAHQAEAMDLAAAGRTTVIATGTASGKSLGYLAPLLSDLLTGTEARNGRGATALYLAPTKALAADQRRRAAELVPERVRVALYDGDTPPQEREWVRQYASYVLTNPDMLHRGILPAHPRWSSFLKTLKYVVVDECHTYRGVFGSHVAQVLRRLRRLCARYGATPTFLLASATTAEPAVTAERLTGLPATAVTEDCSPRGPLVFALWEPPLTENVGEHGAPVRRTATAEAGYLLTDLVHGGTRTVAFVRSRRAAELVALQAQEQLGQPLAARVAAYRGGYLAEERRALERDLHTGRLLGLASTSALELGVDVSGLDAVLMAGYPGTRASLWQQAGRAGREGQGALAVLIARDDPLDTYLVHHPDALFATPVEATVLDPDNPHVLAPHLCAAAAELPLTDPDLELFGPSAEPLLPVLERRGLLRRRSDGSWYWTRRERAADGVDLRGSGGSPVQIVEADTGRLLGTVDAEAAHTTVHTGAVHLHQGRTYLVREFDLESSVALVSPANPPYTTSARDVTSIAILATDTTEEWGEARLSFGSVEVTNQVVGYLRKRIATGEILGESKLDLPPRTLRTRAVWWSVTEDQLLDAEIPFDQLPGAAHAAEHASIGLLPLFATCDRWDIGGVSVPLHPDTGLPTVFVYDGHSGGAGFAERGFRRAVEWLTATRDAIAACECERGCPSCVQSPKCGNGNEPLDKAAAIRLLTVLLEHAPGAAGSQPGGAG; encoded by the coding sequence ATGCCGCCCCGTCACCACCAGCCCGAGGCCCTGCTCGCCACCCTTTCCACCGAGCGCGGCAGGTCGGACCGCCTCACCCATACGGAGCACCTGCCCGCCCGCGAGGCCCGGTATGCGCCTTGGCCGGAAGGAATCCGTCAGGAGGTGGTCGCGGCGGCCGCGAAGCTCGGCGTGGTGCTGCCGTGGGCGCACCAGGCGGAGGCGATGGACCTGGCCGCCGCGGGGCGGACCACGGTGATCGCGACCGGCACCGCCTCGGGCAAGTCGCTGGGCTATCTGGCCCCGCTGCTCAGCGACCTGCTGACCGGCACCGAGGCCCGCAACGGGCGCGGCGCGACCGCGCTCTACCTGGCCCCGACCAAGGCGCTGGCCGCCGACCAGCGCCGGCGCGCCGCCGAACTCGTCCCCGAGCGGGTCCGGGTGGCGCTCTACGACGGCGACACCCCGCCGCAGGAACGCGAGTGGGTCCGCCAGTACGCCTCGTACGTGCTCACCAATCCGGACATGCTGCACCGGGGCATACTCCCCGCCCATCCGCGCTGGTCGTCCTTCCTGAAGACGCTGAAGTACGTGGTGGTCGACGAGTGCCACACCTACCGCGGCGTGTTCGGCTCGCACGTCGCCCAGGTGCTGCGGCGGCTGCGGCGGCTGTGCGCCCGCTACGGGGCGACGCCGACCTTCCTGCTGGCCTCCGCCACCACCGCCGAACCGGCGGTCACCGCGGAGCGGCTCACCGGGCTGCCGGCCACCGCCGTCACCGAGGACTGCTCGCCGCGCGGACCGCTGGTGTTCGCGCTCTGGGAGCCGCCGCTGACCGAGAACGTCGGCGAGCACGGCGCGCCCGTCCGCCGCACCGCCACCGCCGAGGCCGGCTACCTGCTCACCGACCTGGTGCACGGCGGCACCCGGACCGTCGCGTTCGTCCGCTCCCGGCGGGCCGCCGAGCTGGTCGCCCTGCAGGCCCAGGAGCAGCTCGGCCAGCCGCTCGCCGCCCGGGTCGCCGCCTACCGCGGCGGCTATCTCGCGGAGGAGCGGCGGGCGCTGGAGCGCGACCTGCACACCGGCCGGCTGCTGGGTCTCGCCTCCACCTCGGCGCTGGAACTCGGCGTGGACGTCTCCGGGCTGGACGCCGTGCTGATGGCCGGATATCCCGGCACCCGGGCCTCGCTCTGGCAGCAGGCCGGGCGTGCCGGACGCGAGGGGCAGGGGGCGCTGGCCGTGCTGATCGCCCGGGACGACCCGCTGGACACCTACCTCGTCCACCACCCCGACGCGCTGTTCGCCACCCCGGTGGAGGCCACCGTCCTCGACCCCGACAACCCGCACGTGCTGGCCCCGCACCTGTGCGCCGCCGCGGCCGAGCTCCCGCTCACCGATCCCGACCTGGAGCTGTTCGGGCCGTCCGCGGAGCCGCTGCTGCCGGTGCTGGAGCGGCGCGGGCTGCTGCGCCGCCGCTCGGACGGCTCCTGGTACTGGACCCGGCGCGAGCGCGCCGCCGACGGCGTGGACCTGCGCGGCAGCGGCGGCAGCCCCGTGCAGATCGTCGAGGCCGACACGGGGCGGCTGCTCGGTACCGTGGACGCGGAGGCCGCGCACACCACCGTGCACACCGGGGCCGTCCACCTGCACCAGGGGCGCACCTACCTGGTCCGCGAGTTCGACCTGGAGTCCTCGGTCGCGCTGGTCTCCCCCGCCAACCCGCCGTACACCACCTCCGCGCGCGACGTGACCTCGATCGCGATCCTGGCCACCGACACCACCGAGGAGTGGGGCGAGGCCCGGCTCAGCTTCGGGTCGGTGGAGGTCACCAACCAGGTGGTCGGCTATCTGCGCAAGCGGATCGCCACCGGCGAGATCCTCGGCGAGAGCAAGCTCGACCTGCCGCCCCGCACGCTGCGCACCCGCGCCGTCTGGTGGTCCGTCACCGAGGACCAACTGCTCGACGCGGAGATCCCGTTCGACCAGCTGCCCGGTGCGGCGCACGCCGCCGAGCACGCCTCCATCGGCCTCCTCCCGCTGTTCGCCACCTGTGACCGCTGGGACATCGGCGGGGTGTCCGTCCCGCTGCATCCCGACACCGGGCTGCCCACCGTGTTCGTCTACGACGGCCACTCGGGCGGCGCTGGCTTCGCCGAACGGGGCTTCCGGCGCGCCGTCGAGTGGCTGACCGCGACCCGCGACGCCATCGCCGCCTGCGAGTGCGAGCGCGGCTGCCCGTCCTGCGTCCAGTCGCCGAAGTGCGGCAACGGCAACGAGCCGCTGGACAAGGCCGCCGCGATCCGCCTGCTCACCGTCCTGCTCGAGCACGCCCCCGGCGCGGCCGGATCCCAGCCGGGCGGGGCCGGCTGA
- the bldG gene encoding anti-sigma factor antagonist BldG, whose translation MDLSLSTRTVGDRTVVEVGGEIDVYTAPKLREQLVELVNDGNYHLVVDMEGVDFLDSTGLGVLVGGLKRVRAHEGSLRLVCNQERILKIFRITGLTKVFPIHNSVDEAVAATD comes from the coding sequence GTGGACCTGTCCCTGTCGACCCGTACTGTCGGCGATCGCACGGTCGTCGAGGTTGGCGGCGAGATCGATGTGTACACCGCCCCCAAGCTGCGCGAGCAGCTTGTCGAGCTCGTCAACGACGGCAATTACCACTTGGTCGTGGACATGGAGGGCGTCGACTTCCTCGACTCCACCGGCCTCGGCGTGCTCGTCGGCGGCCTGAAGCGGGTGCGTGCCCACGAGGGTTCGCTGCGCCTGGTGTGCAACCAGGAGCGCATCCTGAAGATCTTCCGGATCACCGGTCTGACCAAGGTGTTCCCGATTCACAACTCGGTGGACGAGGCCGTCGCGGCGACCGACTGA
- a CDS encoding DUF4244 domain-containing protein translates to MTFSPPARPATAALALRRFAAWLRDRRRKAAGPPDAGMSTAEYAIGTVAACAFAAVLYKVVTSGTVSGALSEILDRALHAV, encoded by the coding sequence ATGACGTTCTCCCCGCCGGCCCGTCCGGCCACCGCGGCGCTCGCCCTCCGCAGGTTCGCGGCCTGGCTCCGCGACCGCCGGCGCAAGGCCGCCGGCCCGCCGGACGCCGGGATGAGCACCGCCGAGTACGCGATCGGCACCGTCGCCGCCTGCGCGTTCGCGGCCGTGCTCTACAAGGTGGTGACCAGCGGGACGGTCTCCGGGGCGCTGTCCGAGATCCTCGACCGGGCCCTGCATGCGGTATGA
- a CDS encoding methyltransferase — protein MTNSPVLDAGRIAEFREALLTASFTADGLLDLLGPTSYAALARSEAVPALRATRGGSPLETLVRLFLLQQPVSRAAAAAALPVETLLADGWLVADGEQLRATVDVRPYADEVAGLPSADAWVVSDLGCAVGGAGGIGSGRTGAGIERRDLVLGVGGASTTLANLTVRRPVREVLDLGSGSGVQALHAARHAQRVTATDLNPRALHFTRLTAALSGFDQVETAGGSLYEPVGERRFDLIVSNPPFVISPAGRFTYRDGGMAGDDLCRSVVRGAAAHLEPGGYCQLLANWQHVKGEDWHDRLAGWVAGTGLDAWVVQREVQDVAQYAELWLRDGGDHRGEDYAARYEEWLDSFEAAGVEGIGFGWITLRASGASDPVVRIEEWPHPVEQPLGPHIEEWFARQDFLRTHDDAGLLAARYLLADEVVQEQIGAPGSEDPEHVILRHNRGMRRATKVDTVGAGFVGVCDGTLAAGEIVDAIAQLLGEDRVRLRDRVPESLRLLTEQGFIEPVA, from the coding sequence GTGACGAACAGCCCCGTACTTGATGCCGGCCGGATCGCGGAGTTCCGGGAGGCGCTGCTGACGGCCTCCTTCACCGCCGACGGATTGCTGGACCTGCTCGGTCCGACCTCGTACGCGGCGCTGGCCCGCAGCGAGGCTGTGCCCGCGCTGCGGGCGACCCGTGGCGGGTCGCCGCTGGAGACGCTGGTGCGGCTGTTCCTGCTGCAGCAGCCGGTGTCGCGGGCGGCCGCCGCGGCGGCGCTGCCGGTCGAGACGCTGCTGGCCGACGGCTGGCTGGTGGCCGACGGCGAGCAGTTGCGCGCCACCGTGGACGTGCGGCCGTACGCCGACGAGGTCGCGGGCCTGCCCAGCGCGGACGCCTGGGTGGTGTCGGACCTCGGCTGCGCCGTCGGCGGCGCGGGCGGCATCGGCTCGGGCCGGACCGGGGCCGGGATCGAGCGGCGCGACCTGGTGCTCGGCGTGGGCGGGGCGTCCACCACGCTGGCCAACCTGACGGTGCGTCGGCCGGTGCGCGAGGTGCTGGACCTGGGCTCCGGCTCCGGCGTGCAGGCCCTGCACGCGGCCCGGCACGCCCAGCGGGTCACCGCCACCGACCTCAACCCGCGGGCCCTGCACTTCACCCGGCTGACCGCCGCACTCTCCGGCTTCGACCAGGTGGAGACCGCCGGGGGCAGCCTGTACGAGCCGGTCGGCGAGCGCCGCTTCGACCTGATCGTCTCCAACCCGCCGTTCGTGATCTCCCCGGCCGGCCGGTTCACCTACCGGGACGGCGGGATGGCCGGCGACGACCTGTGCCGCAGCGTGGTCCGCGGCGCCGCCGCCCACCTGGAGCCCGGCGGCTACTGCCAGCTGCTGGCGAACTGGCAGCACGTCAAGGGCGAGGACTGGCACGACCGGCTGGCCGGCTGGGTGGCCGGCACCGGTCTGGACGCCTGGGTGGTGCAGCGCGAGGTGCAGGACGTCGCCCAGTACGCGGAGCTGTGGCTGCGCGACGGCGGCGACCACCGGGGCGAGGACTACGCGGCCCGCTACGAGGAGTGGCTGGACAGCTTCGAGGCCGCCGGGGTGGAGGGCATCGGCTTCGGCTGGATCACCCTGCGGGCGTCCGGCGCGAGCGACCCGGTGGTGCGGATCGAGGAGTGGCCGCACCCGGTGGAGCAGCCGCTCGGGCCGCACATCGAGGAGTGGTTCGCCCGGCAGGACTTCCTGCGGACCCACGACGACGCGGGCCTGCTGGCCGCCCGCTACCTGCTCGCCGACGAGGTGGTGCAGGAGCAGATCGGCGCGCCCGGTTCGGAGGACCCGGAGCACGTGATCCTCCGTCACAACCGGGGCATGCGGCGGGCCACCAAGGTGGACACCGTCGGCGCGGGCTTCGTCGGCGTCTGCGACGGCACCCTGGCGGCCGGCGAGATCGTCGACGCGATCGCCCAACTGCTCGGCGAGGACCGGGTGCGGCTGCGCGACCGGGTGCCCGAGTCGCTGCGGCTGCTCACCGAGCAGGGGTTCATCGAGCCGGTCGCCTGA
- the topA gene encoding type I DNA topoisomerase, producing MSSSSETAHGKRLVIVESPAKAKTIKGYLGPGYIVEASVGHIRDLPGTAAEVPDEYTGEVRRLGVDVDHDFAPIYVVNPDKKSQVTKLKSLLKESDELFLATDEDREGEAIAWHLQEVLKPKVPVHRMVFHEITKDAIQEAVRNPRDLNQRLVDAQETRRILDRLYGYEVSPVLWKKVMPKLSAGRVQSVATRLVVERERERIAFTSASYWDLVGTFGTGRTAADAANPENFGARLITVDGKRVATGRDFGSDGRLKNAANTLHLDEQAARTLAAALEQTAFSVRSVESKPYRRSPYAPFRTTTLQQEASRKLGFGAKRTMQVAQKLYENGFITYMRTDSTTLSDTAINAARAQVTQLYGADYLPDAPRTYASKVKNAQEAHEAIRPSGDRFRTPAETALSGDDFRLYELIWMRTVASQMKDAVGQSVTVKVGGRAADGRDAEFSASGKIITFHGFLKAYVEGADDPNAELDDRERRLPQVTEGDPLAAERLTPEGHATKPPARYTEASLVKELEDREIGRPSTYASIIDTIINRKYVFKKGTALVPSFLSFAVVNLLEKHFGRLVDYDFTARMEDDLDRIAAGQAESVPWLKRFYFGAGEADNAVGVAADAGNGDGDHLGGLKELVTDLGAIDAREISSFPVGDGIVLRVGRYGPYVERPSAVEGETGQRADVPEELPPDELTVELAEELFAKPSGERELGTDPVSGNPLVAKAGRYGPYVTEVLPEGTPKTGKNAVKPRTASLFKSMDLDTVTLEDALRLLSLPRVVGADAEGNEITAQNGRYGPYLKRGTDSRSLTSEEQLLSITLDEALAIYAQPKARGRAAAAPPLKELGNDPVSEKPVVVKDGRFGPYVTDGETNATLRKDDEVESITPERAFELLAEKRARGPVKKTAKKAPAKKAPAKKAATGTAAKKTAAKKTVAKKTAAVKKTAAKTAAAKKSAAADSSSEES from the coding sequence GTGTCCTCGAGCAGCGAGACCGCGCACGGCAAGCGACTCGTCATCGTCGAGTCGCCGGCCAAGGCCAAGACGATCAAGGGCTACCTCGGGCCCGGCTACATCGTCGAGGCCAGCGTCGGTCACATCCGTGACCTGCCCGGCACGGCCGCCGAGGTCCCGGACGAGTACACCGGCGAGGTCCGCCGCCTCGGCGTCGACGTCGACCACGACTTCGCTCCGATCTACGTGGTCAACCCGGACAAGAAGTCCCAGGTCACGAAGCTGAAGTCGCTGCTCAAGGAGTCCGACGAACTCTTCCTCGCCACCGATGAGGACCGCGAGGGCGAGGCCATCGCCTGGCACCTGCAGGAAGTGCTGAAGCCCAAGGTGCCGGTGCACCGGATGGTCTTCCACGAGATCACCAAGGACGCCATCCAGGAGGCCGTGCGCAACCCGCGCGACCTCAACCAGCGCCTGGTCGACGCCCAGGAGACCCGCCGCATCCTGGACCGCCTCTACGGCTACGAGGTCTCCCCGGTGCTGTGGAAGAAGGTCATGCCGAAGCTGTCGGCGGGCCGCGTCCAGTCCGTCGCCACCCGGCTGGTCGTCGAGCGGGAGCGTGAGCGGATCGCCTTCACCTCCGCCTCCTACTGGGACCTGGTCGGCACCTTCGGCACCGGCCGCACCGCCGCCGACGCCGCCAACCCGGAGAACTTCGGCGCCCGCCTGATCACCGTCGACGGCAAGCGGGTCGCCACCGGCCGCGACTTCGGCTCCGACGGTCGGCTGAAGAACGCCGCGAACACCCTGCACCTCGACGAGCAGGCCGCCCGCACGCTGGCCGCCGCGCTGGAGCAGACCGCGTTCAGCGTCCGCAGCGTCGAGTCCAAGCCGTACCGCCGCTCCCCGTACGCGCCGTTCCGCACCACCACGCTGCAGCAGGAGGCCAGCCGCAAGCTCGGCTTCGGCGCCAAGCGGACCATGCAGGTGGCGCAGAAGCTGTACGAGAACGGCTTCATCACCTACATGCGCACCGACTCGACCACGCTGTCGGACACCGCGATCAACGCCGCCCGCGCCCAGGTCACCCAGCTGTACGGGGCCGACTACCTGCCGGACGCGCCGCGCACCTACGCCTCCAAGGTCAAGAACGCCCAGGAGGCGCACGAGGCGATCCGCCCGTCCGGCGACCGGTTCCGCACGCCCGCCGAGACCGCCCTGAGCGGCGACGACTTCCGGCTGTACGAGCTGATCTGGATGCGCACCGTCGCCTCCCAGATGAAGGACGCGGTCGGCCAGTCCGTCACCGTCAAGGTGGGCGGGCGCGCCGCCGACGGCCGGGACGCCGAGTTCTCCGCCTCCGGCAAGATCATCACCTTCCACGGCTTCCTGAAGGCCTACGTCGAGGGCGCGGACGACCCCAACGCCGAGCTCGACGACCGCGAGCGCCGCCTCCCGCAGGTCACCGAGGGCGACCCGCTGGCCGCCGAACGGCTCACCCCCGAGGGCCACGCCACCAAGCCGCCGGCCCGCTACACCGAGGCCTCGCTGGTCAAGGAGCTGGAAGACCGCGAGATCGGCCGCCCGTCGACGTACGCGTCGATCATCGACACGATCATCAACCGCAAGTACGTGTTCAAGAAGGGCACCGCCCTGGTGCCCTCGTTCCTGTCCTTCGCCGTGGTCAACCTGCTGGAGAAGCACTTCGGCCGGCTGGTCGACTACGACTTCACCGCGCGGATGGAGGACGACCTCGACCGGATCGCGGCCGGCCAGGCCGAGTCCGTGCCGTGGCTCAAGCGCTTCTACTTCGGCGCGGGCGAGGCCGACAACGCGGTCGGCGTGGCCGCCGACGCGGGCAACGGCGACGGCGACCACCTCGGCGGCCTGAAGGAACTCGTCACCGACCTCGGCGCGATCGACGCCCGCGAGATCAGCTCCTTCCCGGTCGGCGACGGCATCGTGCTCCGGGTCGGCCGCTACGGCCCGTACGTGGAGCGCCCCTCCGCCGTCGAGGGCGAGACCGGTCAGCGCGCCGACGTCCCCGAGGAGCTGCCGCCGGACGAGCTGACCGTCGAACTCGCCGAGGAGCTGTTCGCCAAGCCCAGCGGCGAGCGCGAACTCGGCACCGATCCGGTCAGCGGCAACCCGCTGGTCGCCAAGGCCGGCCGGTACGGCCCGTACGTCACCGAGGTGCTGCCCGAGGGCACCCCGAAGACCGGCAAGAACGCCGTCAAGCCGCGCACCGCCTCGCTGTTCAAGTCCATGGACCTGGACACCGTCACGCTCGAGGACGCACTGCGGCTGCTGTCGCTGCCCCGGGTGGTCGGCGCCGACGCCGAGGGCAACGAGATCACCGCGCAGAACGGCCGCTACGGCCCGTACCTCAAGCGCGGCACCGACTCCCGCTCGCTCACCAGCGAGGAGCAGCTGCTCAGCATCACCCTGGACGAGGCGCTGGCCATCTACGCCCAGCCCAAGGCGCGCGGCCGGGCCGCCGCCGCGCCGCCGCTGAAGGAGCTCGGCAACGACCCGGTCAGCGAGAAGCCGGTGGTGGTCAAGGACGGCCGGTTCGGCCCGTACGTGACCGACGGGGAGACCAACGCGACGCTCCGCAAGGACGACGAGGTGGAGAGCATCACTCCCGAGCGGGCGTTCGAGCTGCTCGCGGAGAAGCGCGCCCGCGGACCGGTGAAGAAGACCGCCAAGAAGGCCCCGGCGAAGAAGGCCCCCGCGAAGAAGGCCGCCACCGGCACCGCGGCCAAGAAGACCGCGGCCAAGAAGACGGTCGCGAAGAAGACCGCCGCGGTGAAGAAGACCGCCGCGAAGACCGCCGCGGCGAAGAAGAGCGCCGCCGCGGACAGCTCGTCCGAGGAGAGCTGA
- a CDS encoding ATP-binding protein, whose protein sequence is MATVELRFSALPEHVRTARLVAAAVARRAGVDESVLDELRLAVGEACSRAVALHRRNGVDGAVRVALTEQEKRFLIEVADEAGPGEEGGSAVSPEDEEVLGLAVITGLVEDVEVGNGSEGGVIRMSWPIAPASVPV, encoded by the coding sequence ATGGCAACCGTCGAACTTCGATTCAGCGCGCTTCCCGAGCACGTGCGCACCGCCCGGCTGGTGGCCGCCGCGGTGGCCAGACGGGCCGGGGTGGACGAGTCGGTGCTCGACGAGTTGCGCCTCGCCGTCGGCGAGGCCTGCTCGCGCGCGGTGGCGCTGCACCGGCGCAACGGCGTGGACGGCGCGGTCCGGGTCGCCCTGACCGAGCAGGAGAAGCGCTTTCTCATCGAGGTCGCCGACGAGGCCGGCCCCGGCGAGGAGGGCGGCAGCGCCGTATCGCCGGAGGACGAGGAGGTGCTCGGCCTGGCGGTGATCACCGGCCTGGTCGAGGACGTCGAGGTCGGCAACGGCTCCGAGGGCGGCGTGATCCGGATGAGCTGGCCGATCGCCCCCGCCTCCGTCCCGGTCTGA
- a CDS encoding DUF3592 domain-containing protein yields METPTTLVGGAVLAAFGSALLLWCAVELRLRHQLRRRGVPATAQVVADPDSADGTDSSPLLSYAVEPSAGAAPGAVHELRPASVPGGPGRLVLARPRGHTPLRRPVRLAPGAAVQVAYDPRRPDRVVLAAHEELPSLPADLFWALLGTSALAGGLTLLAVALR; encoded by the coding sequence GTGGAGACGCCGACGACGCTGGTGGGCGGGGCGGTCCTGGCGGCGTTCGGGAGCGCGCTGCTGCTCTGGTGCGCCGTGGAACTGCGCCTTCGCCACCAGCTGCGTCGGCGTGGCGTCCCCGCCACCGCCCAGGTGGTGGCCGACCCCGACTCGGCCGACGGCACGGACAGCAGCCCGCTGCTGTCCTACGCAGTGGAGCCCTCGGCGGGCGCCGCCCCGGGCGCCGTCCACGAACTGCGTCCGGCGAGCGTGCCGGGCGGACCGGGCCGGCTGGTGCTGGCCCGGCCGCGCGGGCACACCCCGCTGCGCCGGCCGGTGCGGCTGGCCCCGGGCGCGGCCGTCCAGGTCGCCTACGACCCGCGGCGGCCGGACCGGGTGGTGCTGGCCGCGCACGAGGAGCTGCCCTCGCTGCCCGCGGACCTGTTCTGGGCGCTGCTCGGCACCTCCGCGCTGGCCGGCGGGCTGACCCTGCTGGCCGTCGCGTTGCGCTGA
- a CDS encoding TadE family type IV pilus minor pilin produces MVTAETAVGLPALVLLAAMLTWCVVAAGAQIRCVDAARVGARAAARGDADAAALAAAAAPRGAKVAIALDATTARVTVEARCPGPGRLAALLSVRLTATAVGAREDVLTEAE; encoded by the coding sequence ATGGTGACGGCGGAGACCGCGGTCGGGCTGCCCGCCCTGGTGCTGCTCGCCGCCATGCTGACCTGGTGCGTGGTCGCGGCCGGCGCCCAGATCCGCTGCGTGGACGCGGCCCGGGTCGGCGCCCGGGCCGCCGCTCGCGGGGACGCCGACGCCGCGGCACTGGCCGCGGCGGCCGCCCCGCGCGGAGCGAAGGTCGCGATCGCGCTGGACGCCACCACCGCCAGGGTCACGGTCGAGGCCCGCTGCCCGGGCCCCGGCCGACTCGCCGCGCTGCTCTCGGTGCGGCTCACCGCGACCGCGGTGGGCGCCCGCGAGGACGTGCTGACCGAAGCCGAATGA
- a CDS encoding small secreted protein has product MTVSALGALLALAAVGCSADDSAKLDGWAKNVCDSARDPIAQSRAALADTGNVKEGESPVDLQKRLSTDLATLAATNQQLADAVQKAGAPKVDDGAKVQQDAVNELKQVAQGYLDAQKKLEGLASNDQAKFADGLRSVGDQVQRLSGVSTSALAGLQSGDLGDAIKKQPGCKAGSADPGVPATDPSGSASASPGDGAAPSGSPAATGSAAPSGSPSPAKS; this is encoded by the coding sequence GTGACCGTCTCCGCGCTCGGCGCGCTGCTCGCGCTCGCCGCCGTCGGCTGCTCCGCCGACGACTCGGCGAAGCTCGACGGCTGGGCGAAGAACGTCTGCGACTCGGCGCGGGACCCGATCGCGCAGTCCCGCGCGGCGCTCGCCGACACCGGGAACGTCAAGGAAGGCGAGTCCCCGGTCGACCTGCAGAAGCGGCTGTCCACAGACCTCGCCACCCTCGCCGCCACCAACCAGCAGCTCGCCGACGCGGTGCAGAAGGCCGGTGCGCCGAAGGTCGACGACGGCGCGAAGGTCCAGCAGGACGCCGTCAACGAGCTGAAGCAGGTGGCGCAGGGGTACCTGGACGCGCAGAAGAAGCTTGAGGGGCTGGCCAGCAACGACCAGGCCAAGTTCGCGGACGGCCTGCGCAGCGTCGGCGACCAGGTGCAGCGGCTCTCCGGCGTGTCCACCTCGGCGCTGGCCGGCCTGCAGAGCGGCGACCTGGGCGACGCGATCAAGAAGCAGCCCGGTTGCAAGGCCGGCTCCGCCGACCCCGGCGTGCCCGCCACCGATCCGTCCGGCAGCGCCTCGGCGAGCCCCGGCGACGGCGCCGCCCCGAGCGGCAGCCCGGCCGCGACCGGCTCCGCCGCGCCCTCCGGTTCGCCCTCGCCCGCCAAGAGCTGA
- a CDS encoding type II secretion system F family protein yields MAVLAPVAALGLAGELLGAAWWRAVRRRAERCVPGVSTRAVRRGRAAAGVGRALGRLAGDRAVAGLLGVAAAVLVGGPAGLAAGVLVCCAGWRLLPRVRSPGERRRAAEHDWLVRQLPLTADLLAACLGSSSSPAGAALAVADSVPPPMRDRLTGVAAQLSLGASPEHCWEQLAADCPPMAPLARCLARTTLSGAPPATALAGLAQSQRAAAARAAHARVRRAGVLATAPLGLCFLPAFVLIGVVPVVTGLTGAFAQRL; encoded by the coding sequence ATGGCTGTCCTGGCTCCGGTCGCTGCCCTGGGGCTGGCGGGCGAGCTGCTCGGGGCCGCGTGGTGGCGGGCGGTGCGGCGTCGGGCCGAGCGGTGCGTCCCCGGGGTGTCGACCCGTGCGGTGCGGCGTGGCCGGGCGGCCGCAGGCGTGGGCCGCGCCCTCGGGCGGCTGGCCGGTGACCGGGCGGTGGCCGGGCTGCTGGGCGTCGCGGCAGCCGTGCTGGTCGGCGGCCCGGCGGGCCTGGCGGCGGGGGTGCTGGTCTGCTGCGCCGGGTGGCGGCTGCTGCCGCGGGTGCGCTCGCCCGGCGAGCGCCGCCGGGCCGCCGAGCATGACTGGCTGGTCCGTCAACTTCCGCTGACGGCCGACCTGCTGGCGGCCTGCCTCGGATCGAGCAGCTCCCCGGCGGGAGCGGCCCTCGCGGTGGCGGACAGCGTTCCGCCGCCGATGCGGGACCGCCTCACCGGGGTCGCGGCCCAACTCTCCCTCGGGGCCTCCCCGGAGCACTGCTGGGAGCAGCTGGCCGCGGACTGCCCGCCGATGGCCCCGCTCGCCCGCTGCCTGGCCCGCACCACCCTCAGCGGCGCACCGCCGGCCACCGCGCTCGCGGGCCTCGCCCAGTCCCAGCGGGCGGCAGCTGCCCGTGCGGCGCACGCCCGGGTCCGCCGGGCCGGCGTCCTGGCGACCGCGCCGCTCGGCCTCTGCTTCCTGCCCGCGTTCGTACTGATCGGAGTGGTGCCGGTGGTCACCGGACTGACCGGCGCGTTCGCCCAGCGCCTGTGA